The Coffea eugenioides isolate CCC68of chromosome 8, Ceug_1.0, whole genome shotgun sequence genome has a segment encoding these proteins:
- the LOC113781311 gene encoding conserved oligomeric Golgi complex subunit 6, which translates to MGSVTALAPGLSRKLKKVLETRTDGAELLSSLSTLSNFYTENTPHSRRNLRSTIEKRGLSINQEFLLASLTAQQALDRVEEEVNALAECCDKIANALSSCNATTGDIISTTERLKQDLEITTQRQEIVSCFLRDYQLSNEEINALREEDLNENFFKALAHVQEIHANCKVLLRTHHQRAGLELMDMMAVYQEGAYERLCRWVQAECRRLGDIDNPEVSELLKTAVSCLKERPVLFKYCAEEVANMRHNALFRRFISALTRGGPGGLPRPIEVHAHDPLRYVGDMLGWLHQALASERELVLALLDPDAVVDTGPSAPQVSKVSENDVVKSESDLTFVLDRIFEGVCRPFKVRVEQVLQSQPNLIVSYKLSNTLEFYSYTISDLLGRETALCNTLWVLKEAAQKTFFDMLKTRGEKLLRYPLPVAVDLSPPTALREGVSLLCEIIETHDSMMFPASGKKPDFHPVISALLDPIIQMCEQAAEAHKSKGAIQLSRRSRTGSDPGQLRKSSIDAILDSGRSISVSQTAEAPSKIFLINCLCAIQQPLLGHEVASEYVKKIGGMIESHINGLVEKEVDNILKRCGLLSKMTHFRVSLDDDEAGKTVNGSALAELEDTAPASLSEGLRAFFGLILGSESSLPEFEQMQVPKLRSEACLQVARSLAEAYELIYKAVMDPKNHYPDPKSLVRHPPDQIRTILGI; encoded by the exons ATGGGATCAGTAACGGCATTGGCACCGGGGCTATCTCGGAAGCTGAAGAAGGTGTTGGAAACGCGAACCGACGGTGCTGAATTGCTGTCCTCGCTAAGCACTCTCTCCAATTTCTACACCGAAAATACTCCTCATTCTCGCCGCAATCTCCGATCCACAATTGAGAAGCGCGGCCTCTCCATCAACCAAGAATTCCTCCTCGCTTCCCTCACCGCACAACAG GCATTGGATCGAGTGGAGGAGGAAGTTAATGCGTTGGCAGAATGCTGCGATAA AATTGCTAATGCTTTAAGCAGTTGTAATGCTACCACCGGTGATATTATCAGTACTACAGAAAGGCTTAAACAGGATCTGGAAATCACCACGCAGAGGCAGGAGATTGTTTCATGCTTTCTTCGTGATTATCAGCTGTCCAATGAAGAG ATTAATGCACTAAGGGAGGAAGATCTGAATGAAAACTTTTTCAAGGCACTTGCTCACGTTCAAGAAATCCATGCCAACTGCAAAGTGCTTTTAAGGACCCATCACCAG CGTGCAGGTTTGGAGCTTATGGACATGATGGCTGTCTATCAAGAAGGAGCCTATGAACGCCTGTGCAG GTGGGTTCAAGCAGAATGTAGGAGGCTGGGTGACATAGATAATCCTGAAGTCAGTGAACTTCTGAAAACAGCTGTCAGCTGCCTCAAAGAAAGACCCGTCCTGTTCAAGTATTGTGCAGAAGAG GTAGCAAATATGAGGCACAATGCATTGTTCAGAAGATTTATTAGTGCTCTCACACGTGGAGGACCTGGTGGATTACCTAGGCCTATTGAAGTGCATGCCCATGATCCTTTGAGATATGTTGGAGACATGTTAGGATGGCTGCATCAG GCCTTGGCATCTGAAAGAGAACTTGTGCTTGCTTTGCTTGATCCAGATGCAGTTGTAGATACAGGACCATCTGCTCCCCAAGTGTCCAAAGTTTCTGAGAATGATGTTGTAAAGTCAGAATCAGACTTGACATTTGTCCTGGATCGGATATTTGAAGGAGTTTGCAGACCATTTAAAGTGAGAGTTGAACAAGTTTTGCAGTCTCAGCCTAATCTGATAGTGTCATACAAACTCAGTAACACCCTGGAGTTCTACAGCTATACT ATATCAGATTTGCTAGGGAGGGAAACAGCTCTCTGTAATACACTTTGGGTGCTCAAAGAAGCTGCACAGAAAACATTTTTTGACATGCTGAAAACTCGAGGGGAGAAGCTTTTAAGATATCCTCTTCCAGTAGCTGTTGATCTTTCTCCACCAACTGCACTGAGGGAAGGAGTCTCACTGCTATGTGAAATAATTGAAACACATGACAGCATGATGTTTCCTGCATCAGGAAAGAAACCAGACTTTCACCCAGTCATATCTGCTTTGCTAGATCCTATTATCCAG ATGTGTGAGCAAGCTGCTGAGGCACACAAGTCCAAGGGAGCCATCCAGTTATCAAGGAGAAGTAGAACAGGTTCTGATCCTGGCCAGCTGCGAAAATCATCTATAGATGCTATTTTGGACAGTGGCCGCTCCATTTCTGTGTCCCAG ACTGCTGAAGCACCTTCAAAGATTTTTCTCATCAACTGTTTATGTGCAATCCAACAACCATTGTTAGGACATGAGGTTGCATCTGAATATGTAAAGAAGATTGGTGGGATGATAGAAAGTCACATAAATGGACTTGTGGAAAAGGAAGTCGATAACATTTTAAAACGGTGTGGTTTATTAAGCAAGATGACCCACTTCCGTGTTTCATTGGATGATGATGAAGCCGGAAAAACAGTTAATGGTTCAGCATTGGCTGAGTTAGAGGACACAGCTCCAGCTTCTCTTTCAGAGGGTTTGAGGGCCTTCTTCGGGCTTATTTTGGGAAGTGAAAGTTCCCTGCCAGAATTTGAGCAAATGCAGGTACCAAAGCTGAGATCGGAGGCTTGTCTTCAGGTGGCAAGGTCTCTGGCTGAAGCATATGAGCTTATTTACAAGGCAGTTATGGATCCCAAGAATCACTACCCTGATCCTAAGTCACTGGTGAGACATCCGCCAGATCAGATACGAACCATATTGGGAATCTAA